From a region of the Citricoccus muralis genome:
- a CDS encoding HAD-IC family P-type ATPase — protein sequence MSMVETTTEPVSHGAGLPDDPEHPDHQRHLHLHRRGHAPLPRPQDAVLTVRGLAPADVAEREEKGLVNRQPRDTSRSIWTILRVHILTLFNLAIATCAVAIIVLGRWFDLVFCLAAVANVVIGVIQEYSAKRKLDAIALLHQDDAHVLRDGTEHPVRLEEIVLDDAVVLRRGDQVPADGVVLSADGLDIDESLLTGEADAVGKLPGDAVLSGSAVLSGTGLIRVTAVGSDSHASRLAIEARRFSKIPSELRGALDTVATWLTIALVPIAALIVNGQVQAVGGWARALEQDAIEPAVVASVAAITSMIPQGLALMTTISFAVAALKLARQEVLIQEQPAVEILARVDTVCLDKTGTLTEGRIVFDGSTDLTPATHHGQHGQSTPSGADDLRSAGSLVLGWFGADANANPTALALAEAYPAQPTVAPTDQVPFASERRWSAVAFGPTPLHDAGAGAGRDISRGDAVHGAWVLGAPEVLLPASGNGLDADRRAHIEALCQETTSRGLRTMVLCRSTEPAGVGTWFDKGRDLPPALEAVALLTFREKVRDDARETLEYFREQDVELKVISGDHPRTVAAVAREVGMDVQGDGYDARDLPSDPEERRVVLQGHSVFGRVSPEQKKGMVSALQQDGHVVAMTGDGINDALALKTADLGIAMGNGAPATKAVSRMVLLDSRFSRLPSVLAEGRQVIANMEQLAHMYLTKTAYAVLFGVVFSLLAWQYPLLPRQASTVDFLMIGLPTFFLALVPNQRRYVPGFLGRALRFAIPSGLVILAGLLAVNGYAHWFAGFSGGATGPADAVGEVSLQQVQTASVITLTLMGLWVLNLISRPLTKWKLSLVAAMYALLLLVLLIPASREFHQFDIPPVDLTLAAVTIGAVACVLLEGIHQFHRRRHAAPATSP from the coding sequence ATGAGCATGGTGGAGACCACCACCGAACCGGTGAGCCACGGAGCCGGCCTGCCGGATGATCCGGAGCATCCGGACCATCAGCGCCACCTGCACCTGCACCGCCGGGGCCATGCGCCGCTCCCTCGCCCCCAGGATGCCGTTCTCACGGTGCGCGGCCTGGCGCCGGCCGACGTCGCCGAACGCGAGGAGAAGGGGCTCGTCAACCGTCAGCCGCGGGACACCTCCCGGTCCATCTGGACCATCCTGCGCGTCCACATCCTGACGCTGTTCAATCTGGCGATCGCCACCTGCGCCGTGGCCATCATCGTGCTGGGCCGCTGGTTCGACCTCGTGTTCTGTCTGGCCGCCGTGGCCAACGTGGTCATCGGCGTGATCCAGGAGTACTCGGCCAAGCGCAAACTCGATGCCATAGCCCTGCTCCACCAGGACGACGCCCACGTGCTCCGGGACGGCACCGAGCACCCCGTTCGGCTCGAGGAGATCGTGCTGGACGACGCGGTGGTGCTGCGCCGCGGCGACCAGGTCCCCGCGGACGGGGTGGTGCTGTCCGCCGACGGCCTGGACATCGACGAGTCCTTGCTGACCGGCGAGGCCGATGCGGTGGGCAAGCTCCCCGGTGATGCCGTCCTCTCCGGATCCGCGGTCCTCTCCGGGACGGGGTTGATCCGGGTCACGGCCGTCGGATCGGACTCCCATGCCTCGCGTCTGGCCATCGAGGCCCGCCGGTTCTCCAAGATCCCCTCCGAGCTCCGCGGCGCGCTGGACACGGTGGCCACCTGGCTGACCATCGCGCTGGTGCCCATCGCGGCGTTGATCGTCAATGGCCAGGTCCAGGCCGTGGGCGGCTGGGCACGTGCCCTGGAGCAGGACGCGATCGAACCGGCCGTGGTCGCTTCTGTCGCCGCGATCACCTCGATGATCCCGCAGGGCCTGGCCCTGATGACCACCATCTCCTTCGCCGTGGCCGCCCTCAAGCTGGCCCGTCAAGAGGTGCTCATCCAGGAGCAGCCGGCGGTCGAGATCCTGGCCCGGGTGGACACGGTGTGCCTGGACAAGACGGGCACCCTCACCGAGGGTCGGATCGTCTTCGACGGTTCCACGGACCTCACCCCCGCCACGCACCACGGCCAGCACGGCCAGTCCACCCCGTCCGGCGCGGACGACCTCCGTTCCGCCGGGTCACTGGTCCTGGGCTGGTTCGGCGCCGACGCGAACGCCAACCCCACCGCACTGGCCCTCGCGGAGGCCTACCCCGCACAGCCCACCGTGGCGCCCACGGACCAGGTGCCCTTCGCCTCGGAGCGGCGCTGGTCCGCCGTGGCCTTCGGCCCCACACCCCTGCACGACGCCGGCGCCGGCGCCGGCCGGGATATCTCGCGCGGCGATGCGGTGCACGGGGCCTGGGTCCTGGGTGCCCCGGAGGTCCTGCTCCCGGCGTCCGGCAACGGACTCGACGCGGACCGGCGCGCGCACATCGAGGCGCTGTGCCAGGAGACCACCAGCCGGGGGCTGCGCACCATGGTGCTGTGCCGCTCCACGGAACCGGCCGGCGTCGGGACCTGGTTTGACAAGGGCCGGGACCTGCCGCCCGCGCTGGAAGCCGTGGCACTGCTGACCTTCCGCGAGAAAGTGCGCGATGACGCCCGTGAGACGCTCGAGTACTTCCGCGAGCAGGACGTCGAGCTGAAGGTCATCTCCGGAGACCATCCCCGGACCGTCGCCGCGGTGGCCCGCGAGGTCGGCATGGACGTCCAGGGGGACGGTTATGACGCCCGGGACCTGCCCTCCGATCCCGAGGAGCGCCGGGTGGTGCTGCAAGGGCACTCCGTGTTCGGCCGGGTCTCTCCCGAGCAGAAGAAGGGCATGGTCAGCGCCCTCCAGCAGGACGGCCATGTGGTGGCCATGACCGGGGACGGCATCAACGACGCCCTGGCCCTGAAGACGGCGGACCTGGGGATCGCTATGGGCAACGGGGCACCGGCCACCAAGGCGGTCTCCCGCATGGTGCTGCTGGACAGCAGGTTCTCCCGCCTGCCCTCGGTACTGGCAGAGGGCCGGCAGGTCATCGCCAACATGGAGCAGCTGGCGCACATGTATCTGACGAAGACGGCCTATGCCGTGCTGTTCGGGGTGGTCTTCTCCCTGCTGGCCTGGCAGTACCCGCTGCTGCCGCGCCAGGCCTCCACCGTCGACTTCCTCATGATCGGCCTGCCGACCTTCTTCCTGGCCCTGGTGCCGAACCAGCGCCGTTACGTCCCCGGGTTCCTCGGACGCGCCCTGCGGTTCGCAATTCCCTCCGGCCTCGTCATCCTCGCCGGGCTGCTGGCCGTCAACGGGTACGCACACTGGTTCGCCGGCTTCTCGGGCGGAGCCACGGGGCCGGCCGACGCCGTGGGAGAGGTGTCCCTGCAACAGGTGCAGACCGCCTCCGTGATCACCCTGACGCTCATGGGCCTGTGGGTGCTGAACCTCATCTCCCGGCCGCTGACGAAGTGGAAGCTGTCCCTCGTGGCCGCGATGTACGCCCTGCTGCTGCTCGTCCTGCTGATCCCCGCGTCACGCGAGTTCCACCAGTTCGATATCCCGCCCGTGGACCTGACCCTCGCCGCCGTGACGATCGGTGCGGTCGCCTGCGTCCTGCTCGAGGGGATTCACCAGTTCCACCGACGGCGCCACGCCGCGCCGGCCACCTCACCGTGA
- a CDS encoding NAD(P)-dependent malic enzyme, with amino-acid sequence MAAPSPGYSISLRVETPVSFTATSDIATAVAGTGAAVTGLDVIESHHRFMTVAVGCDTVDAAHAERVREAVDALEGITVHEVTDQTFQLHEGGKIETTLRVPLRTRDDLSRAYTPGVARVCKAIAEDKDLARLYTIKKNTVAVVTDGTAVLGLGDIGPEAAMPVMEGKAALFKQFAGVDAWPVALDTKDTEEIISIVKAIAPAYGGINLEDISAPRCFEIEARLREELDIPVFHDDQHGTAIVVQAALTNALKLTGKKIEDVTIAVAGVGAAGTAIIKLLKASGARHIVAAGRAGIIERGSQHADANRQWLADNTNEEGFSGSLKEAVVGRDVFIGVSAPNLLDEADVAAMNEDSIVFAMSNPDPEVHPAIASKHAAIVATGRSDFPNQINNVLAFPGFFRGLLDAGASDITDEMLVVAAEAIAGTITDEELNPSFIIPSVFDPEVSLRVAAAVAEVATPRS; translated from the coding sequence ATGGCAGCACCCAGCCCCGGCTATTCCATTTCCCTGCGCGTCGAGACCCCCGTGTCCTTCACCGCGACCTCTGACATCGCCACGGCCGTTGCCGGCACCGGTGCCGCCGTGACCGGCCTGGACGTGATCGAGTCGCACCACCGGTTCATGACTGTGGCCGTCGGCTGTGACACGGTGGACGCGGCCCATGCCGAGCGCGTCCGCGAGGCCGTGGACGCGCTCGAGGGCATCACCGTCCATGAGGTCACGGACCAGACCTTCCAGCTGCACGAGGGCGGCAAGATCGAGACCACCCTGCGCGTGCCGCTGCGCACCCGGGACGATCTCTCCCGCGCCTACACCCCGGGCGTGGCCCGGGTGTGCAAGGCGATCGCCGAGGACAAGGACCTGGCCCGCCTGTACACCATCAAGAAGAACACCGTGGCCGTGGTGACGGACGGTACCGCCGTGCTCGGCCTGGGGGACATCGGCCCGGAGGCCGCCATGCCCGTCATGGAGGGCAAGGCCGCCCTGTTCAAGCAATTCGCCGGCGTGGATGCCTGGCCGGTGGCGCTGGACACCAAGGACACCGAGGAGATCATCAGCATCGTCAAGGCCATCGCCCCAGCCTACGGCGGCATCAACCTCGAGGACATCTCCGCCCCGCGCTGCTTCGAGATCGAGGCCCGGCTGCGCGAGGAACTGGACATCCCCGTGTTCCATGACGACCAGCACGGCACCGCGATCGTGGTCCAGGCGGCCCTCACCAACGCCCTGAAACTCACCGGCAAGAAGATCGAGGACGTCACGATCGCCGTGGCCGGAGTCGGCGCTGCCGGTACCGCCATCATCAAGCTCCTGAAGGCCTCCGGCGCCCGCCACATCGTGGCCGCCGGCCGAGCCGGGATCATCGAGCGCGGCTCCCAGCATGCCGACGCCAACCGCCAGTGGCTCGCGGACAACACGAATGAGGAGGGCTTCTCCGGCTCCCTCAAGGAGGCTGTGGTCGGTCGCGACGTCTTCATCGGCGTCTCCGCCCCGAACCTGCTGGACGAGGCAGATGTGGCCGCCATGAACGAGGACTCGATCGTGTTCGCCATGTCCAACCCGGATCCGGAGGTACACCCGGCCATCGCATCGAAGCACGCCGCGATCGTGGCCACCGGCCGCTCGGACTTCCCGAACCAGATCAACAACGTGCTGGCCTTCCCGGGGTTCTTCCGCGGGCTGCTGGATGCCGGGGCCTCGGACATCACCGACGAGATGCTGGTGGTCGCCGCCGAGGCCATCGCCGGGACCATCACGGACGAGGAGCTGAACCCGAGCTTCATCATCCCCTCGGTCTTCGACCCGGAGGTCTCTCTCCGGGTGGCCGCGGCCGTGGCCGAGGTCGCCACCCCACGGAGCTGA
- a CDS encoding winged helix DNA-binding domain-containing protein: MLILSSEQVARMRLVSQGLFDPLPTATEAARRLTCTQGQDCPGSTVSLALRSAGRSTAAVREAYDAGSIVRSWPMRGTLFAVAAKDLGWILDLTAAQTLKASERRRQELGLDTGVLERAEAVAVHALAGPGLTRSGLLAQFTQEGLAVDEGRGYHLIFFLALRGVLCFGPTEGRGQRIMLAAEWIGSARAPGAAPGRLPGQERDREDGVRDLLLRYLRSHGPATVEDFCWWSKIGKTQARVALADLQPDLLSADVDGREHWMSPDLPDRHAERARATAAPILLPGFDEIVLGYQDRSAVLTRDEEALVVPGRNGVFKGTVLHRGHAVGTWKKSTRRGQPVEVTAFGELPGPVARAAPRLSAALPV; this comes from the coding sequence ATGCTGATTCTCAGCTCCGAACAGGTGGCACGGATGCGGCTGGTCTCCCAGGGGCTGTTCGATCCGCTGCCCACTGCCACCGAGGCGGCGCGGCGGCTGACGTGCACCCAGGGCCAGGACTGTCCGGGGTCCACCGTGTCCCTGGCCCTGCGCAGCGCAGGTCGGTCCACCGCGGCGGTCCGCGAGGCCTACGATGCGGGGAGCATCGTCCGGTCCTGGCCGATGCGAGGCACCCTGTTCGCCGTGGCGGCCAAGGACCTCGGCTGGATCCTGGACCTCACCGCGGCCCAGACATTGAAGGCGAGCGAACGGCGCCGCCAAGAGCTCGGCCTGGACACGGGCGTCCTCGAACGGGCCGAGGCTGTGGCCGTCCACGCTCTCGCCGGCCCGGGGCTGACCCGTTCCGGGCTCCTGGCCCAGTTCACCCAGGAGGGACTGGCCGTGGACGAGGGCCGCGGGTACCACCTGATCTTCTTCCTCGCCCTACGCGGGGTGCTGTGTTTCGGCCCCACCGAGGGACGGGGACAACGCATCATGCTGGCCGCCGAGTGGATCGGCTCTGCACGGGCTCCGGGCGCCGCGCCAGGTCGGCTGCCCGGTCAGGAACGAGACCGGGAGGACGGGGTCCGCGACCTGCTGCTGCGCTACCTGCGCTCCCATGGCCCGGCCACCGTGGAGGACTTCTGCTGGTGGTCCAAGATCGGCAAGACCCAGGCCCGGGTTGCACTGGCGGACCTCCAACCGGACCTGCTGTCCGCGGACGTGGACGGGCGGGAGCACTGGATGTCCCCGGATCTTCCGGACCGGCACGCAGAGCGGGCCCGCGCCACCGCCGCCCCGATACTGCTGCCTGGATTCGACGAGATCGTTCTCGGCTACCAGGACCGCTCCGCGGTGCTGACCAGGGACGAGGAGGCGCTCGTGGTCCCCGGGCGCAATGGAGTGTTCAAGGGCACGGTGCTGCACCGCGGCCATGCCGTGGGGACCTGGAAGAAGTCCACCCGGCGTGGCCAGCCGGTCGAGGTCACGGCGTTCGGAGAGCTGCCCGGCCCGGTGGCCAGGGCGGCCCCCCGCCTCAGCGCCGCGCTGCCGGTCTGA
- a CDS encoding YtxH domain-containing protein: MKRLITLGIGAALGYLLGSREGRKNLDKFAKNAQSFWNDPKTQDQVQKATTAVKDQAPVVANKAAGLADKATDALKDKAPGLSEKANSAAHTMADKGSAAAQDLADRASSAADKSAGKHASGDKSVTNDSDTPATGSDANASSGNTNVKGASGDVVSDPSQSLETEGGGPGRS; encoded by the coding sequence ATGAAACGATTGATCACCCTCGGCATCGGCGCGGCCCTCGGATACCTCCTGGGCAGCCGCGAAGGGCGCAAGAACCTCGACAAGTTCGCCAAGAACGCGCAGAGCTTCTGGAATGACCCGAAGACCCAGGACCAGGTGCAGAAGGCCACCACCGCCGTGAAGGACCAGGCGCCCGTGGTGGCGAACAAGGCGGCCGGCCTGGCGGACAAGGCCACGGATGCCCTGAAGGACAAGGCGCCTGGACTGTCCGAGAAGGCCAACAGCGCCGCCCACACCATGGCCGACAAGGGTTCCGCCGCGGCCCAGGACCTGGCTGACAGGGCCTCATCCGCCGCGGACAAGTCCGCCGGCAAGCACGCCTCCGGTGACAAGTCCGTCACCAATGATTCCGACACCCCGGCCACCGGCTCCGATGCGAATGCCTCAAGCGGGAACACCAACGTCAAGGGCGCCTCCGGAGACGTGGTCTCCGACCCGTCTCAGTCCCTCGAGACCGAGGGCGGCGGACCCGGACGCTCCTGA
- a CDS encoding LLM class flavin-dependent oxidoreductase, with product MPTTAAGKREILFNAFDMNCVAHQSPGLWRHPEDRARDYNTLGYWTGLAQTLEQGLFDGLFIADVLGPYDVYGSSDEATLKAGTQVPVNDPMLVVPPMAAVTEHLAFGVTAGTAYEHPYPFARRLATLDHLTEGRVGWNVVTGYLPSAAINMGQEDQMEHDERYNHADEYLDVVYKLLEGSWEDDAVVNDKESGIFIDPSKVHRIEHEGTYFKTPGIAFTEPSPQRTPVIYQAGASTRGRAFAGKHAEAVFINSPTDDLIKGTTAKIRQALVESGRNPYDVRVMSMQTIVTGTTDEEARAKYEELTRYIDVEGGLVLMSGWMGINLAEFELDEPIGDVQSNAIQSAVETFKKASGDDSIEWTVRKLAEWCGVGGFGPVIVGSGATVARELTRIQDETDVDGFNLAYHITPGTFEDIVEFVVPELQQLGRYKTEYAEGTMRHKLFGRGDHLPQNHYGSSFTLRNRAAV from the coding sequence GTGCCCACCACCGCCGCCGGCAAGCGCGAGATCCTCTTCAACGCCTTCGACATGAACTGCGTGGCGCACCAGTCACCGGGCTTGTGGCGCCACCCCGAGGACCGCGCCCGCGACTACAACACCCTGGGCTACTGGACTGGACTGGCCCAGACCCTGGAGCAGGGCTTGTTCGACGGCCTGTTCATCGCCGACGTCCTCGGACCCTATGACGTCTACGGCTCCTCCGACGAGGCCACCCTCAAGGCCGGCACCCAGGTGCCGGTCAACGACCCGATGCTCGTGGTCCCGCCGATGGCCGCCGTCACCGAGCACCTGGCCTTCGGGGTCACCGCGGGCACCGCCTACGAGCACCCGTACCCGTTCGCCCGCCGCCTGGCCACCCTGGACCACCTGACCGAGGGCCGCGTGGGCTGGAACGTGGTGACCGGCTACCTGCCCTCCGCTGCCATCAACATGGGTCAGGAAGACCAGATGGAGCACGACGAGCGGTACAACCACGCCGACGAATACCTCGATGTGGTCTACAAGCTCCTTGAGGGCTCCTGGGAGGACGACGCGGTCGTCAACGACAAGGAGTCCGGGATCTTCATCGACCCGTCCAAGGTCCACCGGATCGAGCACGAGGGTACGTACTTCAAGACCCCCGGCATCGCATTCACCGAGCCCAGCCCGCAGCGGACCCCGGTCATCTACCAGGCCGGCGCCTCCACCCGCGGGCGGGCCTTCGCCGGCAAGCACGCCGAGGCCGTGTTCATCAACTCGCCCACGGATGACCTGATCAAGGGCACCACCGCGAAGATCCGCCAGGCGTTGGTCGAGTCCGGCCGCAATCCCTACGACGTCCGCGTGATGTCCATGCAGACCATCGTCACGGGCACCACCGACGAGGAGGCGCGGGCCAAGTACGAGGAGCTGACGCGGTACATCGACGTCGAGGGCGGACTGGTGCTGATGTCCGGCTGGATGGGCATCAACCTCGCCGAGTTCGAGCTCGACGAGCCGATCGGGGACGTGCAGTCCAACGCCATCCAGTCCGCCGTGGAGACCTTCAAGAAGGCCTCCGGCGACGACTCGATCGAGTGGACCGTGCGCAAGCTCGCCGAGTGGTGCGGAGTGGGCGGGTTCGGCCCGGTCATCGTCGGCTCCGGTGCGACCGTGGCCCGTGAGCTCACCCGGATCCAGGACGAGACCGACGTGGACGGCTTCAACCTCGCCTACCACATCACCCCGGGCACCTTCGAGGACATCGTCGAGTTCGTGGTGCCCGAACTGCAGCAGCTCGGCCGCTACAAGACCGAATACGCAGAGGGCACCATGCGCCACAAGCTCTTCGGCCGCGGAGACCACCTGCCGCAGAACCACTACGGTTCATCCTTCACCCTGCGGAACCGCGCCGCCGTCTGA
- a CDS encoding anti-sigma factor domain-containing protein gives MTNENDNDNENAVDAELLAAWALDAVDEDERRAIEQQLRSDPVLRARADALNSTVARLAVSTPAEPPADLRDRVLSAVAGHGQDARPAADGDVSPLAGHGTTGSSAGAERAGVADLDGHRARRRPAARRWWVGAVSAAAAAAVAVAVVVSQPWAPTGGVTEGDQLTAIEQILQVDGAERLESPVTGGGEIEVARAPSGETVLAARGLPEPAEGRDYQMWTIQGETAPRPAGLLEVQDGLALVRMQDVPVDAALAVTVEPAGGSEAPTTDPIVVLAG, from the coding sequence ATGACGAACGAAAACGACAACGACAACGAGAATGCGGTCGACGCCGAGTTGCTCGCCGCCTGGGCCCTGGACGCCGTGGACGAGGATGAGCGCCGCGCCATCGAGCAGCAGCTCCGCTCAGACCCCGTGCTCCGCGCCCGGGCCGATGCCCTCAACAGCACCGTCGCCCGCCTGGCGGTGAGCACACCGGCCGAGCCTCCCGCCGACCTGCGGGACCGTGTCCTCTCGGCCGTGGCAGGGCACGGCCAGGACGCCCGGCCTGCTGCGGATGGCGACGTCTCGCCCCTGGCGGGACACGGCACTACCGGATCCAGCGCTGGCGCCGAACGAGCCGGCGTCGCCGATCTGGACGGCCACCGTGCCCGACGCCGGCCGGCCGCGCGCCGCTGGTGGGTGGGGGCGGTCTCGGCCGCCGCAGCCGCCGCCGTCGCCGTGGCCGTGGTGGTGAGCCAGCCGTGGGCCCCCACGGGCGGCGTGACCGAGGGCGATCAGCTCACGGCGATCGAACAGATCTTGCAGGTGGACGGGGCCGAGCGGCTGGAGTCCCCGGTGACCGGCGGAGGTGAGATCGAGGTGGCCCGCGCCCCGTCCGGTGAGACCGTGCTGGCCGCGCGGGGCCTGCCGGAACCCGCGGAGGGCCGCGACTACCAGATGTGGACGATCCAGGGCGAGACGGCGCCCCGGCCGGCGGGACTGCTGGAGGTCCAGGACGGCCTCGCCCTCGTGCGGATGCAGGACGTTCCGGTGGATGCGGCGCTCGCCGTCACCGTGGAACCGGCCGGAGGGTCCGAGGCGCCGACCACGGATCCGATCGTGGTCCTCGCCGGGTGA
- a CDS encoding sigma-70 family RNA polymerase sigma factor has protein sequence MTSTAGTGPGRSAARERDAHLVGLLRRSATGDQEAFAAFYDAVAPSAYGLARKIVRDADLAADVTQEALVDVWRSAERFDPDRGSVVGWVCSITHRRAVDLIRSTQSSRNREERAGVAGFERDRDDAAEALESAEDRDRVTECLGTLTGLEYEAVTQAYYGGLTYRQVAERLGAKLATVKSRMRSALQRLQDCLGVGA, from the coding sequence ATGACGAGCACCGCAGGCACCGGCCCCGGCCGCAGCGCCGCGCGCGAGCGGGACGCCCATCTCGTCGGCCTGCTCCGGCGCAGCGCCACCGGAGACCAGGAGGCCTTCGCCGCGTTCTATGACGCCGTGGCCCCCTCGGCCTACGGCCTGGCGCGGAAGATCGTGCGGGACGCGGACCTCGCGGCCGATGTCACCCAGGAGGCCCTCGTGGATGTGTGGCGCTCTGCCGAGCGCTTCGACCCGGACCGTGGATCAGTGGTCGGCTGGGTCTGCTCGATCACCCACCGCCGGGCCGTCGACCTGATCCGCTCCACCCAGTCCAGCCGGAACCGGGAGGAACGGGCCGGGGTGGCCGGGTTCGAGCGGGACCGGGACGACGCCGCCGAGGCCCTGGAATCGGCGGAGGACCGGGATCGCGTGACGGAATGCCTCGGCACGCTGACCGGCCTGGAATATGAAGCGGTGACGCAGGCCTACTACGGCGGACTGACCTACCGGCAGGTCGCTGAACGACTCGGGGCCAAACTGGCCACCGTGAAATCCCGGATGCGCAGTGCGCTCCAACGACTACAGGACTGTTTGGGGGTGGGAGCATGA
- a CDS encoding acyl-CoA dehydrogenase family protein, with protein MTSVPSRYTTLSDRFAPAFAEVARGELPREAGRHLPFAAFEQLREQGLGALSVPESAGGAGASQEDAFRLLMDLAAVDANTAHLLRSHLSFVQHVLAQPDGTVRGRWLRRVAEGEVAGSALSEGRDSPLGGLGTTVTQDEAGQLLISGNKFYTTGSIFSTWALATVRLDPSVSRALRRKVLPRGTGSQRATSQGPTSLGTTPAAALRGRGASQRADVALAVVRVRQPRITVKDDWDGFGQRLTGTGTMEFHGAGVEELLALPPADGPVPLHHESTLMALLAGIGRAALRDGVEQTRRRRRSPNTGGGLTPREDDQLLGIIGELSAQQATAEELVRAAGRDLDAALALAGVGQEQPGGGPEGVPGGRVAGVGMDSDGAAAEAMHRAALTAHRAHVMVPKLVLDTCTRIFDTLGASATSTDLQLDRHWRNARTIASHDPAVFMARMVGDWEVNGTRTVPYLQTGTTDEA; from the coding sequence ATGACGTCCGTGCCGTCCCGTTACACCACCTTGTCCGACCGCTTCGCCCCGGCTTTCGCCGAGGTGGCGCGGGGGGAGCTGCCCCGGGAGGCCGGCCGGCACCTGCCCTTCGCGGCCTTCGAACAGCTTCGGGAGCAGGGCCTGGGCGCCCTCAGCGTCCCGGAGTCCGCCGGGGGAGCGGGTGCGAGCCAGGAGGACGCGTTCCGGTTGCTGATGGATCTCGCCGCGGTGGACGCCAACACCGCCCACCTGCTGCGCAGCCACCTCAGCTTCGTCCAGCATGTGCTGGCCCAGCCCGACGGCACCGTGCGTGGCCGCTGGCTGCGGCGCGTGGCCGAGGGGGAGGTGGCCGGTAGCGCCCTGTCCGAGGGGCGCGACTCACCGCTCGGCGGGCTCGGGACCACCGTGACCCAGGACGAGGCGGGGCAATTGCTGATCAGCGGCAACAAGTTCTACACCACCGGCAGCATCTTCTCCACGTGGGCCCTGGCCACCGTCCGGCTGGACCCCAGCGTTTCCCGCGCCCTCCGGCGCAAGGTCCTGCCCCGCGGCACCGGATCCCAGCGCGCAACATCCCAGGGGCCAACATCTCTGGGCACGACGCCGGCCGCGGCCTTGCGCGGCCGGGGCGCCTCCCAGCGGGCCGACGTCGCGCTTGCCGTGGTGCGGGTGCGGCAACCGCGGATCACGGTAAAGGACGACTGGGACGGCTTCGGACAGCGCCTCACCGGGACGGGGACCATGGAGTTCCACGGGGCCGGCGTCGAGGAGCTGCTGGCGTTGCCGCCCGCCGACGGGCCGGTCCCGCTGCACCACGAGTCCACCCTGATGGCGTTGCTGGCGGGCATCGGACGGGCCGCGCTGCGTGACGGCGTGGAGCAGACCCGGCGGCGGAGACGCTCACCGAACACCGGAGGCGGGCTGACCCCGCGCGAGGACGACCAGCTGCTGGGGATCATCGGCGAGCTCTCCGCCCAGCAGGCCACCGCAGAGGAACTCGTGCGCGCCGCCGGACGGGACCTGGATGCGGCACTGGCACTCGCCGGCGTCGGGCAGGAGCAGCCGGGCGGGGGACCGGAGGGTGTGCCGGGTGGGCGCGTGGCCGGCGTCGGGATGGACAGCGACGGCGCCGCGGCCGAGGCGATGCACCGCGCCGCACTGACGGCGCACCGGGCCCATGTGATGGTGCCGAAGCTGGTGCTGGACACGTGCACGCGGATCTTCGACACGCTCGGTGCCTCCGCCACCAGCACGGACCTGCAGCTGGACCGGCACTGGCGCAATGCCCGGACCATCGCCAGCCACGATCCGGCCGTGTTCATGGCCCGGATGGTCGGCGATTGGGAGGTCAACGGGACCCGCACCGTGCCCTACCTCCAGACCGGCACCACCGACGAGGCCTGA
- a CDS encoding helix-turn-helix domain-containing protein, with translation MVRLPLGPEEIERGERLGALLRRARANRTMLEVALNAGVSPETLRKIESGRVATPAFPTIAAIAEVLGLSLDAVWAEINLTETRELRRWGHLRPL, from the coding sequence ATGGTGAGGTTGCCGCTGGGCCCTGAGGAAATCGAGCGCGGAGAGCGCCTCGGCGCCCTGTTGCGACGGGCGCGGGCGAATCGCACGATGCTCGAGGTCGCACTCAATGCCGGCGTGTCTCCCGAGACACTGAGGAAGATCGAGTCAGGCAGGGTCGCCACGCCGGCCTTCCCGACCATTGCCGCCATCGCCGAGGTCCTCGGACTCTCCCTCGACGCGGTGTGGGCCGAGATCAACCTCACCGAGACGCGGGAACTCCGGCGATGGGGCCACCTGCGCCCACTCTGA